One part of the Brachyspira sp. SAP_772 genome encodes these proteins:
- a CDS encoding M55 family metallopeptidase codes for MKVFISADIEGVTTTTQWPDTDMGSLTYKEHALQMTKEVNAACEGAILAGAKEIFVKDAHDSAMNIDQTALPDIVKVHRKWSGDPYSMVEGIDESFDAVMFIGYHSPATSGSNPLSHTMSNSKVFSIKLNDVAASEFMFFSYAAAYRNVPSVFLSGDKGLCDDANNMDPNHPSLVTLAVKEGVGYSTINYSPNLMIETIREKVKEALTQDFKCLKLPKTFKLEVTYKEHGYAYKMSFYPNAKKVNDNTIAYESNDYYEILRAIKFIL; via the coding sequence ATGAAAGTATTTATTAGTGCTGATATAGAAGGAGTAACAACAACTACACAATGGCCGGATACAGATATGGGTTCATTAACTTATAAAGAGCATGCATTGCAAATGACTAAAGAAGTTAATGCTGCTTGTGAAGGAGCGATACTTGCTGGTGCTAAAGAGATATTTGTTAAAGATGCTCATGACTCTGCTATGAATATAGACCAAACTGCTTTGCCTGATATTGTGAAAGTGCATAGAAAGTGGAGCGGAGATCCTTATTCTATGGTTGAGGGTATAGATGAGAGTTTTGATGCTGTGATGTTTATAGGGTATCATAGTCCTGCTACAAGCGGAAGTAATCCTTTATCGCATACTATGAGTAATTCTAAAGTATTCAGCATAAAATTAAATGATGTTGCGGCAAGCGAGTTTATGTTTTTTAGTTATGCAGCTGCTTATAGAAATGTGCCTTCAGTATTTTTATCTGGAGATAAAGGGCTTTGTGATGATGCTAACAATATGGACCCTAATCATCCTAGTTTAGTAACACTTGCTGTAAAAGAGGGTGTTGGTTATTCTACTATTAATTACTCTCCTAATCTTATGATTGAAACTATTAGAGAAAAAGTAAAAGAAGCATTAACACAAGATTTTAAATGTTTAAAACTTCCAAAAACTTTTAAGCTTGAGGTAACTTATAAAGAACATGGTTATGCTTATAAGATGTCGTTTTATCCTAATGCTAAAAAGGTTAATGATAATACAATAGCTTATGAGAGTAATGATTATTATGAGATACTCAGAGCGATAAAGTTTATTTTGTAA
- a CDS encoding HD-GYP domain-containing protein — protein MFNIQITELKEGMKIASNVYDSNDNIIIDMGSIVTKSTIELLKKNSIEKVSVVELIENKYENNFDNNIKDQLNKKVIIEENGRNILKIDSEKASDINNLTIEKTKNAYNTAKNNGSVNFIELKKDVDIMLNSILENREAHSYLAILKRKDESIYKHAVDVAALSAITAIEMNLTKADIANIMLGALLHDIGKMLVQEYLLKKKNLTADEINMLKRHATHGYKLAKRDNLEDNIADIILEHHEKYDGTGYPFGKGNRDIGLYSKIVSISNKFNNLIVNGNDGLICTADKAMKIIISLSKKDFDMDIVKHFQKAIGFYPNNTKVKLSNGQTARVIQQNTNLPLRPILSIEKNEDGTDANYLDILDLSKSNNVFIKEVLYYV, from the coding sequence ATGTTTAATATACAAATAACAGAACTTAAAGAAGGAATGAAAATAGCTTCTAATGTATATGACAGTAATGATAATATTATAATAGATATGGGCTCTATTGTAACAAAAAGCACTATAGAGTTATTAAAAAAAAATTCTATTGAAAAAGTTTCTGTTGTAGAGTTAATAGAAAATAAATATGAAAACAATTTTGATAACAATATAAAAGATCAATTAAATAAAAAAGTGATAATAGAAGAAAATGGAAGAAATATACTAAAAATTGATAGTGAAAAAGCATCAGATATAAATAATCTCACAATAGAAAAAACTAAAAATGCTTATAATACAGCAAAAAATAACGGCTCTGTTAATTTTATAGAATTAAAAAAAGATGTTGATATTATGCTTAATTCTATATTAGAAAACAGGGAAGCTCATTCTTATTTAGCTATATTAAAAAGAAAAGATGAATCTATATATAAGCATGCGGTAGATGTTGCTGCATTATCTGCAATTACTGCAATAGAGATGAATTTAACAAAAGCTGATATAGCTAATATTATGCTTGGTGCTTTACTTCATGATATAGGAAAGATGCTTGTTCAGGAATATTTATTAAAGAAAAAAAATTTAACAGCAGATGAAATTAATATGCTTAAAAGACATGCAACGCATGGATATAAACTTGCTAAGAGAGATAATTTAGAAGATAATATTGCAGATATCATATTAGAACATCATGAGAAATATGACGGAACTGGTTATCCTTTCGGCAAAGGAAATAGAGATATAGGGCTTTACAGTAAAATAGTTTCTATATCAAATAAGTTTAATAATCTTATTGTTAATGGAAATGATGGTTTAATTTGCACTGCAGACAAGGCAATGAAAATAATTATATCTCTTTCAAAAAAAGATTTTGATATGGATATAGTAAAGCATTTTCAGAAGGCTATAGGTTTTTATCCAAATAATACAAAAGTAAAATTATCTAATGGGCAAACAGCAAGAGTAATACAGCAAAATACTAATTTACCTTTAAGACCGATACTCTCTATTGAAAAAAATGAAGACGGCACTGATGCTAATTATCTTGATATTTTAGACCTTTCAAAATCAAATAATGTGTTTATAAAAGAAGTGCTTTATTATGTGTGA
- a CDS encoding MATE family efflux transporter: protein MVNFFKSQSTEARRDLILHGSITNTLIMLSIPTLMMTLVQSMIPLMDGLFLNNVTNTIIASSVNFAEPIINMMTALSQGLGVAAMAIVGQYNGLGDFKNAKKISTQIVVTGVLFGIAMGPTLYLVSILVSMNLHTGVKENVYQYLSLYSFVMPMTFLAALYNGIKNANGKPEATFIRSVILLLLKIVFNFVYVYFLHLEIVGSVLASFSTYAIVTAWMYYDLFIKESDDKLSLKEFKFDISILKELMIIGVPSMLTTFLSNLGFFLINSEVEKYGATVLNGQGIANNITAVCFNLPAAFGSAVTTMVSMNIGAKYADKAKKSCYTGMLLSAITAIILIVIVIPLTPYMTILFTRNAEDLYVANGALPIFALGVLGFGITMVAQGALIGLGRTRVPLIISILRIWLLRFIFIIVTTKYLSYWSVFWGNLFSNTMAGVIAFIIITRVPWVSVINMKTQNIYMLRAKLFIDGLSAKFFPKNIGKRKDYTLKLKNKIKNITDPIKLSKFEKREEEKLKRMEEREERIREREEKRAKDVAEWKRQLEEIKQNREKMNEEHRKYNEERKKEKEAKKQQISENVRLRREARHKLREERKLEKEEKKKERKNLKNKKNEEL, encoded by the coding sequence ATGGTCAATTTTTTTAAAAGCCAATCTACAGAGGCAAGAAGGGATTTAATACTTCATGGCTCTATAACAAACACATTAATAATGCTTTCTATCCCTACATTGATGATGACATTAGTTCAGTCAATGATTCCTCTAATGGACGGGCTTTTTCTTAATAATGTTACTAATACTATTATAGCAAGCAGTGTAAACTTTGCAGAACCTATAATTAATATGATGACAGCATTATCTCAAGGTTTGGGTGTTGCTGCTATGGCTATAGTGGGTCAATATAATGGATTAGGCGACTTTAAAAATGCAAAAAAAATATCTACACAAATAGTAGTTACAGGCGTTTTATTTGGTATTGCTATGGGACCTACATTATATTTAGTAAGCATACTTGTTTCTATGAATTTACATACAGGCGTTAAAGAAAATGTATATCAGTATTTATCATTATATAGTTTTGTTATGCCTATGACTTTTTTAGCTGCTTTATATAATGGTATAAAAAATGCCAATGGTAAGCCTGAAGCTACTTTTATAAGAAGTGTTATATTACTTTTATTAAAAATAGTTTTCAATTTTGTATATGTTTATTTTTTGCATTTAGAGATAGTTGGAAGTGTATTAGCATCTTTTTCTACTTATGCAATAGTTACAGCTTGGATGTATTATGATTTATTTATAAAAGAAAGCGATGATAAACTATCTTTAAAAGAGTTTAAATTTGATATTTCTATTTTGAAAGAACTCATGATAATAGGTGTTCCTTCAATGCTTACCACATTTTTAAGCAATTTAGGATTCTTTTTAATAAATAGTGAAGTTGAAAAATATGGTGCTACAGTATTAAATGGACAGGGTATAGCTAATAATATTACAGCAGTATGTTTTAATTTGCCTGCTGCATTTGGTTCTGCAGTTACTACAATGGTAAGTATGAATATTGGTGCTAAATATGCAGATAAAGCCAAAAAATCATGCTATACAGGAATGTTGCTAAGTGCTATTACAGCCATTATTCTTATAGTAATTGTAATACCTTTAACACCTTATATGACTATACTTTTTACAAGAAATGCAGAAGATTTATATGTTGCTAATGGGGCTCTTCCTATATTTGCATTAGGAGTTTTAGGGTTTGGTATTACTATGGTAGCACAGGGTGCTTTGATTGGGCTTGGACGTACACGGGTGCCTCTCATAATCAGTATACTTAGGATATGGTTATTGAGGTTTATATTTATAATAGTTACTACTAAATATTTATCGTATTGGTCAGTATTTTGGGGCAATTTATTTTCAAACACTATGGCTGGGGTTATAGCTTTTATTATTATCACTAGAGTACCTTGGGTATCTGTTATTAATATGAAGACACAAAATATATATATGCTTAGAGCAAAATTATTTATAGATGGTCTTAGTGCTAAATTTTTCCCTAAAAATATTGGAAAAAGAAAAGATTATACATTAAAGTTAAAAAATAAAATAAAAAACATTACAGACCCTATTAAATTATCAAAGTTTGAAAAAAGAGAAGAAGAAAAGTTAAAAAGAATGGAAGAGAGGGAGGAGAGAATAAGAGAGAGAGAAGAGAAGAGGGCAAAAGATGTTGCTGAGTGGAAAAGGCAGCTTGAAGAGATAAAACAAAATAGAGAGAAAATGAATGAAGAGCATAGAAAATATAATGAAGAGAGAAAGAAAGAAAAAGAAGCTAAAAAACAGCAAATATCAGAAAATGTGAGGTTAAGAAGAGAGGCAAGGCATAAGCTTAGAGAAGAAAGAAAGCTTGAAAAAGAAGAAAAGAAAAAAGAAAGAAAAAATTTAAAGAATAAGAAAAATGAAGAATTATAA
- a CDS encoding N-acetylmuramoyl-L-alanine amidase: protein MFKNIFMLLIVSIVVSCSNNTEEITSPAINKRKKPPRISTLYKSDSYNLRINYIILHYTALDDDMSLKVLTDPGVSSHYLITTRANEPIYKLVDDTNRAWHAGITMYQNRYSINDSSVGIEIVNLGYIQKVTNTPQQLARMTKRQLENLYFTPYDEYLEYDESQIEKVAYLLRELVDKYGIRPYNILGHSDIAPYRKKDPGPKFPWKTLYDEYDLGIWYDEEDYSNFMMSNDYRTATVIDIKNEFIKYGYTSMPTNNIWDYDSRKVLYAFQCRFRTNDIDGNIDKETYSIARALNLKVKKLNEAYERSKANNFLTNTFFTNIFISNNIINNNWDYMHTNKNIIMRRK from the coding sequence ATGTTTAAAAATATTTTTATGTTGCTGATTGTAAGTATAGTTGTTTCCTGCTCGAATAATACAGAAGAAATCACATCACCTGCCATAAATAAAAGAAAAAAACCGCCAAGAATATCGACTCTTTATAAATCTGATTCATACAACTTAAGAATTAATTATATAATACTTCATTACACTGCATTAGATGATGATATGTCTTTAAAAGTATTAACAGACCCCGGAGTATCTTCTCATTATTTAATAACAACAAGAGCAAATGAACCTATATATAAACTGGTAGATGATACTAATAGAGCTTGGCATGCAGGAATTACAATGTATCAAAATAGATACAGCATTAATGATAGCTCTGTTGGAATAGAGATTGTAAATTTAGGATATATACAAAAAGTAACCAACACTCCTCAGCAGCTTGCAAGAATGACTAAAAGACAGCTTGAAAACTTATATTTTACTCCATATGATGAATATTTAGAGTATGATGAATCACAAATAGAAAAAGTAGCATATCTTCTTAGAGAGCTGGTAGATAAATATGGAATAAGACCTTACAATATATTAGGACACTCAGATATAGCACCATACAGAAAAAAAGACCCCGGACCAAAATTCCCTTGGAAAACATTATACGATGAATATGATTTAGGTATATGGTATGATGAAGAAGATTATAGCAACTTTATGATGAGTAATGATTATAGAACTGCTACTGTAATAGATATAAAAAATGAGTTTATAAAATATGGTTATACAAGTATGCCAACTAACAATATATGGGATTATGACTCAAGAAAAGTGTTATATGCTTTTCAATGCAGATTTAGAACCAACGATATAGACGGCAACATAGACAAAGAAACCTATAGCATAGCAAGAGCTTTAAACCTAAAAGTTAAAAAACTTAATGAAGCTTATGAACGCTCTAAAGCTAATAACTTCCTTACAAATACATTCTTTACAAATATATTTATAAGCAATAATATAATAAATAATAATTGGGATTATATGCATACCAATAAAAATATTATAATGAGGAGAAAATAA
- a CDS encoding aspartate-semialdehyde dehydrogenase, whose product MKKVNVCLLGASGAVGKEMLKILQERKFPVNELRLLGNKTAGQKVIFNNKEYTIEKPSKDSFKDMDITLVAVGSDESKKLSPLAAKAGSVVIDNSSAFRMDKNVPLVVPEVNPEDVKLHKGIIANPNCSTIIALVALAPLHKFAKIKRIIASTYQAVSGAGKEGMEELQQQVYDYAEQKKLNIKAFKYQILFNLIPQIDAFDSKTGYTKEELKMTNEGRKILHAPDLQVSCTCVRVPVLRSHSESITIETEKKLTAKKAKELLAKAKGVKVVDNPSQFKYPMPLDTTDQDNIFVGRIREDISAKNSLTLWCAGDQIRKGAATNAVQIAELVLPLLDKEGKKEEAPKKRVCKPKKAAAKKEVKKTDK is encoded by the coding sequence ATGAAAAAAGTAAATGTTTGTTTATTGGGTGCTTCAGGTGCCGTTGGTAAAGAGATGCTTAAGATATTGCAAGAGAGAAAATTTCCTGTTAATGAATTAAGATTATTAGGCAATAAGACAGCAGGTCAGAAGGTTATTTTTAATAATAAAGAATACACCATAGAAAAACCAAGTAAAGATTCTTTTAAAGATATGGATATTACTTTAGTTGCTGTTGGCAGTGATGAAAGTAAAAAACTAAGTCCTTTGGCTGCAAAAGCTGGAAGCGTTGTTATTGATAACAGCAGTGCTTTTAGAATGGATAAAAATGTTCCTCTAGTAGTTCCAGAGGTTAATCCTGAAGATGTTAAGCTTCATAAAGGTATTATAGCTAATCCTAATTGCAGTACTATTATTGCTTTGGTAGCATTAGCTCCATTACACAAATTTGCTAAAATTAAAAGAATAATAGCTTCTACATATCAGGCAGTATCTGGTGCTGGTAAAGAGGGTATGGAAGAACTTCAGCAGCAGGTTTATGATTATGCAGAGCAGAAAAAGTTAAACATAAAAGCTTTCAAATATCAAATATTATTCAACTTAATTCCTCAAATAGATGCATTCGACAGCAAAACAGGATACACTAAAGAAGAATTAAAAATGACTAATGAGGGCAGAAAAATATTACATGCTCCAGATTTACAAGTAAGCTGTACTTGTGTAAGAGTACCTGTTTTAAGAAGCCACAGTGAATCTATAACAATAGAAACAGAAAAGAAATTAACAGCTAAAAAAGCTAAAGAATTATTAGCAAAAGCTAAAGGTGTAAAAGTGGTAGATAACCCTTCACAATTTAAATATCCTATGCCTTTAGATACAACAGATCAAGATAATATATTTGTTGGAAGAATAAGAGAAGATATCAGTGCTAAAAACTCTTTAACTTTATGGTGTGCCGGCGACCAAATAAGAAAAGGTGCTGCTACAAATGCTGTACAAATTGCTGAGTTGGTATTGCCTTTATTAGATAAAGAGGGCAAAAAAGAAGAAGCTCCAAAAAAGAGAGTTTGCAAGCCGAAAAAAGCAGCTGCAAAAAAAGAAGTAAAAAAAACTGATAAATAA
- a CDS encoding M28 family peptidase, with protein MIKNIFAVFICMFLFSCSNANALNNNLSSSNPKLYFDSKKAYDYVKAQTDLGPRNYGSEAHKKVREYFKKEISNMGYEVFSHKFEAPYIKGREGENIYAFLNGKTDNYIIIASHYDSRSVSEKDPLPANRNKPIDGANDGASSSGVLLELMNALKNYELDYSICFVLFDLEDDGDLFDVVGTSPIETDWIQGSIAFVNDNVLDKNKIKFGILLDMVGSSEALFKYENFAYTYYSDIYKNVWSNARYLGYEKFFVNDFYGGIIDDHTPFIFNNIPFIDVIDMSYKYHHTQNDTIDKIDINTLEAVGKTIEFTIANTFK; from the coding sequence ATGATTAAAAATATTTTTGCCGTTTTTATTTGTATGTTTTTATTTTCTTGCAGCAATGCTAATGCTTTAAATAACAATTTATCTTCTAGCAATCCTAAATTATATTTTGATTCTAAAAAAGCTTATGATTATGTGAAAGCTCAAACAGATTTAGGGCCTCGCAATTATGGAAGTGAAGCACATAAAAAGGTGAGAGAATATTTTAAAAAAGAAATTTCAAATATGGGCTATGAAGTATTTAGTCATAAATTTGAAGCTCCATACATAAAAGGGAGAGAAGGCGAGAACATATATGCATTTTTAAATGGCAAAACTGATAACTATATTATAATAGCAAGTCATTATGATAGTAGAAGTGTGTCAGAAAAAGACCCATTGCCTGCAAACAGAAATAAACCAATAGATGGTGCTAATGATGGTGCAAGCAGTTCTGGGGTTTTGCTTGAGCTTATGAATGCTTTAAAAAATTATGAGCTTGATTATAGCATATGTTTTGTATTGTTTGACCTTGAAGATGATGGAGATTTATTTGATGTTGTAGGCACTTCACCTATTGAAACTGATTGGATACAGGGAAGCATTGCTTTTGTAAATGATAATGTGTTAGATAAAAATAAAATTAAGTTCGGAATACTTCTTGATATGGTTGGAAGCAGTGAGGCTTTATTTAAATATGAGAACTTTGCTTATACTTATTATTCTGATATTTATAAAAATGTATGGTCTAATGCTAGATATTTAGGCTATGAAAAGTTTTTTGTAAATGATTTTTATGGCGGCATAATAGATGACCACACTCCTTTTATTTTTAACAATATTCCTTTTATAGATGTTATAGATATGAGCTATAAATATCATCACACTCAAAATGACACAATAGACAAAATAGATATTAATACTTTGGAAGCTGTAGGAAAAACTATAGAGTTTACAATAGCAAATACTTTTAAATAA
- a CDS encoding CHAT domain-containing protein encodes MSNYIITQNKNFFDSSNFECIKIKKSQLKKINKKEKINIFLYDNEKNKLYGTYEIDLNKKTEKDNFLYLNITDTYKKRRGIYYNLEEKYNDFSIYNIDENIFYKLKERLILLNENLSQTFLSCTVEKQNKKDYIFHYKAIETYPSLYIAEYKKPFDFCAYNSIYKEYLRLLKRANSENDNISKYLEIGNYLMNMLIPEKDFREHLFEGFRIVYLNLDETTSSIPWDILSYNNKFLSEKIIFSYISAVNVMHKKITNNKKIAVISIPYDDINDEKEIDLLKKLSVNNNLNIDVYKKEHDYFEFVKILENYDIVHIITHGHSNGLSLNKNYILNNISALENPPKLIFINACNMNDSNIVKSFLSCGVNTVVSGIGSLSDNIYNDFVMSFYSNLLHKHSRINTAQSFHFAHIEIKDNYNGFMRYRFNGVACYV; translated from the coding sequence ATGAGTAATTATATTATAACACAAAACAAAAACTTCTTTGACTCTTCAAATTTTGAGTGTATAAAAATAAAAAAATCTCAATTGAAAAAAATAAATAAAAAAGAAAAAATTAATATCTTTTTATATGATAATGAAAAAAATAAATTATACGGCACATACGAAATAGATTTAAATAAAAAAACAGAAAAAGATAATTTTTTATATTTAAACATAACAGACACCTACAAAAAGAGAAGAGGAATATATTATAACCTCGAAGAAAAATATAATGACTTTTCAATTTATAATATAGATGAAAATATTTTTTATAAGTTAAAAGAGAGACTAATTTTATTAAACGAAAATCTATCTCAAACATTTTTAAGCTGCACCGTAGAAAAACAAAATAAAAAAGATTATATATTTCATTATAAAGCAATAGAAACTTACCCATCATTATATATTGCAGAATATAAAAAGCCTTTTGATTTTTGTGCATACAACAGTATATATAAAGAATATTTAAGATTATTAAAAAGAGCAAATAGTGAAAATGATAATATAAGCAAATATTTAGAAATTGGAAACTATTTAATGAATATGCTTATACCAGAAAAAGATTTTAGAGAGCATTTATTTGAAGGCTTTAGAATAGTTTATTTAAATCTTGATGAAACAACCTCTTCAATACCTTGGGATATATTATCATACAATAATAAATTTTTATCAGAAAAAATAATATTCTCTTATATTAGTGCTGTTAATGTAATGCATAAAAAAATTACAAACAACAAAAAAATTGCTGTAATATCAATACCCTATGATGATATAAACGATGAAAAAGAAATTGACTTATTAAAAAAATTATCTGTTAATAACAATTTAAATATTGACGTGTATAAAAAAGAACATGATTATTTTGAGTTTGTAAAAATTTTAGAAAATTATGATATAGTGCATATTATTACGCATGGTCATTCAAATGGTTTATCTTTAAATAAAAATTATATATTGAATAATATTTCTGCATTAGAAAATCCGCCTAAGTTGATTTTTATTAATGCATGCAATATGAATGACAGCAATATAGTAAAATCATTTTTATCATGCGGTGTAAACACTGTAGTTTCTGGAATTGGAAGTTTATCCGATAATATATACAATGATTTTGTTATGAGTTTTTATTCAAATTTACTTCATAAGCATTCAAGAATAAACACGGCTCAATCATTTCATTTTGCACATATAGAGATAAAAGACAATTATAATGGTTTTATGCGTTATAGATTTAATGGAGTAGCTTGTTATGTTTAA
- a CDS encoding glycosyltransferase family 39 protein, protein MSNVLSFFQTYKKELKTIFLFFIATRIIFALMLNIGYYYLPKGDDIYNNVHNSLDIIFQFNDASNYIRIAKDGYNGSLYAFGPLYPTMIKLLSPIFLGSYEWSAFTISNISFIIVILLLFYYLIRYIGKTASMYATIALIMFPASHYNSVAYTESLFFLTILISIISYRNKDYMISAIFCGLSILTRINGIALLAAYGLDMLVNYIKQKNYNIKSTSELLKNGISFLIVVIAIYGLWLVYMYAKTGNALYFLEAQRTTWSRETPNLIAIIKTIIKLITRIFKYPALRTTLEFLCPITMLIFSIFSVKKVPIYFSFYSIFTIIMPLTTNNVDSLTRYSMLVLSAYAFIGIKSEKNKVFRIIWFLISLILFVIFTGTMGQLRATFM, encoded by the coding sequence ATGTCTAATGTATTATCATTTTTTCAAACATATAAAAAAGAATTAAAAACTATATTTTTATTTTTTATTGCAACAAGAATAATATTTGCATTAATGCTCAATATAGGATACTATTATCTTCCAAAAGGCGATGATATATATAATAATGTACATAATTCTTTAGATATAATATTTCAATTTAATGACGCTTCTAATTATATAAGAATAGCAAAAGATGGATATAATGGTTCTTTATATGCATTTGGTCCTCTATATCCTACAATGATAAAATTATTATCCCCAATATTTTTAGGCTCATATGAATGGTCTGCTTTTACAATATCAAATATATCATTTATAATTGTTATATTACTGCTATTTTATTATTTAATACGATATATTGGAAAAACTGCTTCTATGTATGCAACTATAGCATTAATAATGTTTCCAGCATCACATTATAATTCTGTGGCTTATACTGAAAGTTTATTCTTTTTAACAATTTTAATATCAATAATATCTTATAGAAACAAAGATTATATGATATCTGCTATTTTTTGCGGACTCTCTATACTTACAAGAATAAATGGTATAGCTTTACTTGCTGCATATGGTCTCGATATGCTTGTAAATTATATAAAACAAAAAAACTACAATATTAAATCAACTTCAGAATTACTTAAGAATGGAATTAGCTTTCTAATAGTAGTTATAGCCATATATGGTTTATGGCTTGTATATATGTATGCTAAAACTGGTAATGCTCTATATTTTTTGGAAGCACAAAGAACAACATGGTCTAGAGAAACTCCTAATTTAATAGCAATAATAAAAACTATTATTAAGCTAATTACTAGAATATTTAAATATCCTGCTTTAAGAACTACTTTAGAATTTTTATGCCCAATTACTATGCTTATATTCTCTATATTTTCAGTTAAAAAAGTACCTATATATTTCTCTTTCTACTCTATATTTACAATAATAATGCCATTAACTACAAATAATGTTGATTCGCTAACAAGATATTCTATGCTAGTTTTATCTGCATATGCATTCATTGGAATAAAATCTGAAAAAAATAAAGTATTTAGAATAATATGGTTTTTAATATCTTTAATATTATTTGTAATATTTACTGGTACTATGGGACAATTAAGAGCAACTTTTATGTAA
- a CDS encoding SAM-dependent methyltransferase, translated as MPVVYIASRDIGNYKDNTERLKEILTESDIILVESFREATTLFKNLNLNIDKSKLIEFSEHTKKAKDIDDIMTKILNCKTVSLISDCGTPALEDPGRELLEYCYSYNIKVKPIPGVSSVTAAIMCLPFNFREFYYAGLLPRDDRERERKLIELKKLNVPVIVLDTPYRLSKVLNAVKKIYSKNKIAALCMDLTLPTEEIIIDEIGVLCSKYAENKKREFVLIIK; from the coding sequence ATGCCTGTAGTTTATATAGCTTCCAGAGATATTGGTAATTACAAAGATAATACTGAGAGGCTTAAAGAAATATTAACAGAAAGCGATATTATATTGGTTGAAAGTTTTAGAGAGGCTACTACACTTTTTAAAAATCTTAATCTTAATATAGATAAATCAAAATTAATAGAATTCAGTGAGCATACAAAAAAAGCTAAAGATATTGATGATATAATGACAAAAATATTAAATTGTAAAACTGTTTCTCTCATCAGTGATTGCGGCACACCTGCTTTAGAAGACCCGGGAAGAGAGCTTCTTGAATATTGTTATTCTTATAATATAAAAGTAAAACCTATACCCGGTGTAAGCAGTGTTACGGCAGCTATTATGTGTTTGCCTTTTAATTTTAGAGAGTTTTATTATGCTGGACTTTTGCCTAGAGATGACAGAGAAAGAGAGAGAAAGTTAATAGAATTAAAAAAATTGAATGTTCCTGTTATAGTGTTGGATACTCCTTATAGGCTTTCAAAAGTGCTTAATGCTGTAAAAAAAATATACTCAAAAAATAAAATTGCTGCTTTATGTATGGATTTAACTTTACCTACAGAAGAGATTATAATAGATGAAATTGGAGTTCTTTGTTCTAAATATGCTGAAAACAAAAAAAGAGAGTTTGTATTAATTATAAAATAA